The Mycolicibacterium boenickei genome has a segment encoding these proteins:
- a CDS encoding ATP-dependent DNA ligase: protein MEPVDLPVVPPIEPMLAKAQVKVPDEAGVWSYEPKWDGFRALAFRDGDEVVLQSRSGKELGRYFPELLDALRDELADRCVLDGEVVVPRPIDGRVRLDWESLSQRIHPAESRVRMLAEQTPAHFIGFDALATGDRSLLAEPFGVRREALIEAVNAKKWCHVTRTTTDPQLGAEWLQTFEGAGLDGVIAKKLDGPYLPGKREMVKVKHHRDADCVAIGYRIHKSGEGVGSILLGLYRSDGELQMVGGAASFSVKDRLKLLADLEPLREGDEVREGDPSRWNSAADKRWIPVRPERVCEVAYDQMEGNTVHGRRFRHAVKFLRWRPDREPSSCTFDQLDVPLNYDLYDVLAGES, encoded by the coding sequence ATGGAGCCCGTGGACCTGCCCGTAGTGCCGCCGATCGAACCGATGCTCGCCAAAGCCCAGGTGAAAGTGCCCGACGAGGCCGGGGTGTGGTCCTACGAACCCAAGTGGGACGGCTTTCGCGCGCTGGCCTTCCGGGATGGCGACGAGGTGGTGTTGCAGTCGCGCAGCGGAAAGGAACTCGGGCGTTACTTCCCGGAGCTGCTCGACGCGCTGCGGGACGAACTCGCCGACCGCTGTGTCCTCGATGGCGAAGTGGTGGTGCCCCGCCCGATCGACGGCCGCGTGCGGCTGGACTGGGAGTCGTTGTCGCAGCGCATCCATCCCGCCGAGTCGCGGGTACGCATGCTCGCCGAACAGACGCCGGCGCACTTCATCGGATTCGATGCGCTGGCCACCGGTGACCGCTCACTGCTGGCCGAGCCGTTTGGGGTGCGCCGCGAGGCACTGATCGAGGCCGTCAACGCCAAGAAGTGGTGTCACGTCACGCGGACCACCACCGATCCCCAACTCGGCGCCGAGTGGCTGCAGACCTTCGAAGGGGCCGGGCTCGACGGGGTGATCGCCAAGAAGCTCGACGGCCCCTACCTGCCGGGCAAGCGCGAGATGGTCAAGGTCAAACATCACCGCGACGCCGACTGCGTGGCGATCGGCTACCGCATCCACAAGAGCGGTGAGGGCGTCGGCTCGATCCTGTTGGGCCTCTACCGCTCCGATGGTGAACTGCAGATGGTCGGTGGCGCGGCCTCGTTCAGCGTCAAGGACCGGCTCAAGCTGCTGGCCGACCTGGAGCCGCTGCGGGAGGGCGATGAAGTCCGCGAGGGCGACCCGAGCCGGTGGAACTCGGCGGCGGACAAACGCTGGATTCCGGTGCGGCCCGAGCGGGTGTGTGAGGTGGCGTATGACCAGATGGAGGGCAACACCGTGCACGGTAGGCGTTTTCGGCATGCGGTGAAGTTCCTGCGCTGGCGCCCGGACCGGGAACCGTCGAGCTGCACATTCGACCAGCTCGACGTGCCGCTGAACTACGACCTGTACGACGTCCTGGCGGGGGAGAGCTGA
- a CDS encoding ATP-dependent DNA ligase has product MLLPVMPPVSPMLAKPAATIPPDASYEPKWDGFRAVVFRDGDEVELGSRNERPMTRYFPELVEAAKGELPPRCVVDGEIVLPTDRDLDFEALQLRLHPAASRVRLLAEQTPACFIAFDLLALGDDDLTGRPFSERRAALVGALGSGPSFHVTPATTDLATARRWFDEFEGAGLDGLIAKPLALTYQPDKRVMVKIKHQRTADCVVVGYRLHKSGPDAVGSLLLGLYTDDGELASVGVIGAFPMARRRALFSELQPLVTSFDHHPWNWAAQVAADPDLARRYGGGSRWNAGKDLSFVPLRPERVVEVRYDHMEGRRFRHTAQFNRWRPDRDPRSCTYAQLEQPVTFRLNDIVPGLLPD; this is encoded by the coding sequence ATGCTGCTACCTGTGATGCCGCCCGTCTCGCCGATGCTGGCCAAGCCGGCGGCGACGATCCCGCCGGACGCTTCCTACGAACCCAAGTGGGACGGCTTCAGGGCGGTGGTGTTCCGCGACGGTGACGAGGTCGAGCTGGGCAGCCGCAACGAACGCCCGATGACCCGCTACTTCCCCGAACTCGTCGAGGCGGCCAAGGGAGAGCTTCCGCCGCGGTGCGTGGTCGACGGCGAGATCGTGCTACCCACCGACCGGGACCTGGATTTCGAGGCCCTGCAACTGCGGCTGCACCCCGCGGCGTCCCGGGTGCGCCTGCTGGCCGAACAGACACCGGCCTGCTTCATCGCCTTCGACCTGCTCGCGCTGGGTGACGACGACCTGACAGGCCGCCCGTTCAGCGAACGGCGCGCCGCGTTGGTCGGCGCGCTGGGTTCAGGGCCGTCGTTCCATGTCACGCCGGCGACCACCGACCTGGCGACCGCGCGCCGCTGGTTCGACGAATTCGAGGGAGCCGGGCTCGACGGGCTGATCGCCAAACCGCTCGCACTCACGTATCAGCCCGACAAGCGGGTCATGGTGAAGATCAAGCATCAGCGGACCGCCGACTGTGTGGTCGTCGGCTACCGCCTCCACAAGTCGGGCCCCGATGCGGTCGGCTCGCTGCTGCTCGGGCTGTACACCGACGACGGCGAGTTGGCCTCCGTCGGCGTCATCGGTGCCTTCCCGATGGCGCGACGCCGGGCCCTGTTCAGCGAATTGCAGCCCCTGGTCACCAGTTTCGACCACCACCCCTGGAACTGGGCCGCACAGGTGGCCGCCGACCCGGACCTCGCCCGCCGATACGGCGGCGGCTCACGCTGGAACGCCGGCAAGGACCTGTCCTTCGTGCCGTTGCGCCCCGAACGCGTCGTCGAGGTCCGCTACGACCACATGGAGGGCAGACGCTTCCGGCACACCGCCCAGTTCAATCGCTGGCGGCCGGACCGCGACCCGCGGTCATGCACATACGCCCAACTGGAACAGCCGGTCACCTTCCGGCTCAACGACATCGTTCCGGGCCTGCTCCCCGACTAG
- a CDS encoding carboxylesterase family protein, translating into MAERRIAGGTIQVEHRDGLVRARGVRYGSARRFEMAVPPPAWSGVRDATQSGPACPQRPSRLAWVTGDALKGLSTDENCLVLSVTAPADARRLPVMVWFHGGAYVAGSGESAKYDPSALARAGNVVVVNVSYRLGIFGYLAPPGVGADNLGLRDQILALRWVQDNIAAFGGDAANVTAFGQSAGAHSVWSLMLADEAEGLFHRAILQSAPLELDDGRDDMAHAMGSAMATSLAGADPAEASVEQLLAAEGAAVAAAQSFGLLGGLAFAPRLGRGPLPAPADVPDAVAAAAGRIELLIGYTRDDAAPFVAMDPRVARLNRVPVLGRLAVRAGSKAITKQAFSGPAERLAQAWRTHGGRVGTYRFDWAPSNAPLGACHCMELPFLFGSPQTWADAPMLGPQRTIDPQLSAEMRTRWTQFAYRGVDALPAPTLRFG; encoded by the coding sequence ATGGCAGAGCGGAGAATCGCCGGCGGCACGATCCAGGTTGAGCATCGAGACGGGCTGGTCCGCGCACGGGGCGTGCGCTACGGCAGCGCCAGACGATTCGAGATGGCCGTACCGCCTCCGGCCTGGTCGGGGGTTCGGGATGCAACCCAATCGGGCCCGGCGTGCCCGCAGCGGCCGTCGCGTCTGGCGTGGGTAACCGGTGACGCGCTGAAGGGCTTGTCGACGGACGAGAACTGCCTCGTGCTGTCTGTCACCGCACCGGCCGATGCGCGTCGGCTGCCGGTCATGGTGTGGTTCCACGGCGGTGCCTACGTCGCGGGCAGTGGTGAGTCGGCCAAGTACGACCCGAGTGCCCTGGCCCGCGCCGGGAATGTGGTGGTGGTCAACGTGAGCTACCGGCTCGGGATCTTCGGGTATCTGGCGCCACCCGGGGTCGGCGCGGACAACCTCGGACTGCGCGATCAGATCCTGGCGCTGCGGTGGGTCCAGGACAACATCGCGGCGTTCGGTGGCGACGCGGCCAATGTCACCGCGTTCGGTCAATCGGCCGGTGCGCATTCCGTCTGGTCGCTGATGTTGGCTGACGAGGCCGAGGGCCTGTTCCACCGCGCGATCCTGCAGAGCGCGCCGCTGGAGTTGGACGACGGGCGTGACGACATGGCCCATGCCATGGGCTCGGCGATGGCGACCTCGTTGGCCGGCGCCGACCCGGCCGAGGCGAGCGTCGAACAGCTGCTGGCCGCGGAAGGTGCCGCCGTTGCCGCTGCGCAGAGCTTCGGTTTACTCGGGGGACTGGCATTCGCACCGCGGCTCGGGCGGGGGCCGCTGCCGGCACCCGCGGACGTACCCGATGCCGTCGCCGCGGCCGCGGGCCGCATCGAGCTGCTCATCGGCTACACCAGGGACGACGCGGCACCGTTCGTCGCGATGGACCCTCGGGTGGCCCGGCTCAACCGGGTGCCCGTCCTCGGGCGTCTCGCGGTCCGGGCGGGTTCGAAGGCGATCACCAAACAGGCATTCTCCGGCCCGGCCGAGCGCCTCGCGCAGGCCTGGCGGACCCACGGCGGCCGGGTGGGAACGTACCGATTCGACTGGGCACCGTCCAACGCCCCGCTGGGTGCCTGCCACTGCATGGAGTTGCCGTTCCTGTTCGGCTCACCACAGACCTGGGCGGACGCCCCGATGCTCGGCCCACAGCGAACGATCGACCCTCAGCTTTCCGCCGAGATGCGCACTCGCTGGACACAATTCGCCTACCGCGGTGTCGACGCGCTGCCGGCGCCGACGCTGCGGTTCGGCTAG
- the ligD gene encoding non-homologous end-joining DNA ligase — protein MATPATELDVDGIKVRFTNPNKVYYPKLGKDGTKGKLMEYYLSVADRMVALLKDRPTHLQRFPDGIEGEEIYQKRVPQKHPDYLEICVVTFPSGRTADALKVTHPASIAWAAQMGTITLHPWQVRCPDTEHPDELRIDLDPQPGTGFAEAAAVACDVLKPLLDELGLVGYPKTSGGRGVHIFLRIKTDWDFIAVRRAGIALAREVERRAPDAVTTSWWKEERGERLFIDYNQNARDRTFASAYSARKTPIATVSTPLSWDELRTANPDDYTIATVPDFLAGREDPWAAIDSKKQSLQPLLDLVAADEERGLGDLPYPPNYPKMPGEPPRVQPSKKVAEHWDEDGNRRA, from the coding sequence ATGGCAACACCGGCAACCGAACTCGACGTCGACGGCATCAAGGTCCGGTTCACCAACCCGAACAAGGTGTACTACCCGAAGCTGGGTAAGGACGGCACCAAGGGCAAGCTGATGGAGTACTACCTGTCTGTCGCCGACCGCATGGTCGCGCTGCTCAAAGACCGTCCCACCCATCTGCAGCGGTTCCCCGACGGCATCGAGGGTGAGGAGATCTACCAGAAGCGGGTGCCGCAGAAGCATCCCGACTATCTGGAGATCTGCGTCGTCACCTTCCCGTCGGGCCGGACCGCCGATGCGCTCAAGGTGACCCATCCGGCATCGATCGCTTGGGCCGCGCAGATGGGCACCATCACGTTGCACCCCTGGCAGGTTCGGTGCCCGGACACCGAGCATCCCGATGAGCTGCGTATCGACCTGGATCCGCAGCCGGGCACCGGATTCGCCGAGGCGGCCGCCGTCGCCTGCGATGTGCTCAAACCGCTGCTCGACGAGCTGGGCCTGGTCGGTTACCCGAAGACCTCCGGCGGCCGTGGCGTGCACATCTTCCTGCGGATCAAGACCGACTGGGACTTCATCGCGGTGCGCCGGGCCGGGATCGCGTTGGCGCGCGAGGTCGAACGCCGCGCCCCCGACGCGGTGACCACGTCGTGGTGGAAGGAAGAGCGGGGCGAGCGGCTGTTCATCGACTACAACCAGAACGCCCGCGACCGCACCTTCGCCTCGGCCTACTCGGCCCGTAAGACCCCGATCGCGACCGTGTCGACGCCGCTGTCGTGGGATGAACTGCGCACCGCCAACCCCGACGACTACACGATCGCCACCGTGCCGGATTTCCTCGCCGGACGCGAGGATCCGTGGGCCGCCATCGATTCGAAGAAGCAATCCCTGCAACCTCTGCTGGATCTGGTGGCCGCCGACGAGGAACGTGGGCTGGGCGATCTGCCGTACCCGCCGAACTACCCGAAGATGCCGGGCGAGCCGCCCCGGGTGCAGCCCAGCAAGAAAGTCGCCGAGCACTGGGACGAGGACGGCAACCGGCGTGCCTGA
- a CDS encoding helix-turn-helix transcriptional regulator, with translation MAMTGEGPPLRGRVSECAALRQLVSAAGSGGSAVLVVRGEAGVGKTALLDYLVQQAPGFRVTQVAGVESDMELAFAGLHQLCAPLLDRLDRLPEPQRDALSVAFGRGVGPVPDRFLVGLAVLSLLAAAADDKPLLCVIDDAQWLDQVSIQTLGFVARRLLAEPVVLVFGVRDNHDGAAADVLPGLPELRVEGLSDSDARDLLDSVVLGRLDERVRDRLIAESRGNPLALLEVPRNVSAAERAGGFWIVGTRPSVGQVEEGFVRRIQALPADTRQLALLAAADPVGDPVVFSRAAGYLGISMDALAPAEAAGVIEFGARMRFHHPLVRSAAYRAADVADRRAVHRALARATDPVSDPDRRAWHAANAAAGPDDAVAAELEASAWRAHSRGGIAAAAVFLERAAVLSDDPALRSSRAIAAAEAKRETAAPAAAYELLSLAELNPLTDLQRAQVDRLRAQMEFTRSRGGQPGAPPVRHAAALLLDAAMRLENLDDELARETYIEAMAAAMFASRSQPQALVHAAEAARAAVAGITAPTRPIDYLLIGMAKLVTEGLPAAVDHLRTALELWAEQARGHDGRALRWLALAFPIMHESVAGELWDFESNDQLATAMVGYARATGALAVLPSAIAHQAGVHVMEGEFITAARLMEESDTISTAIGHHPMKYHKLELAAWRGDLSEAGDLIEAGMAEGTAKGEGRLLGISGYAAAVLYNGLGRYEEALAAARKGCEYDDLGFYGWSLLELTEAAARVGERDLAEDAVRRLESGAGASGTDWGLGVFAGARALVADDTEADALFKESLERLGRTRVRVQLARTHLRYGEWLRRQKQRTSAREQLTIAYDMFTKMGAHAFAERARRELTATGEKVRKQPLASGDELTAQEAQIAQLARDGLTNQEIGAQLFISTHTVEWHLRKVFVKLGVRSRRQLRSVSWSS, from the coding sequence ATGGCGATGACGGGCGAAGGCCCACCCTTACGCGGGCGCGTCAGCGAATGTGCGGCACTCCGACAGCTGGTGTCAGCGGCAGGCTCGGGTGGCAGCGCGGTGCTGGTGGTTCGCGGTGAGGCGGGTGTCGGCAAGACGGCGTTGCTCGACTATCTGGTCCAGCAGGCGCCGGGCTTCCGGGTGACCCAGGTGGCCGGGGTCGAATCCGACATGGAACTCGCCTTCGCCGGATTGCATCAACTGTGCGCGCCACTGCTCGACCGTCTCGACCGGCTTCCCGAGCCGCAGCGCGACGCGCTCTCGGTGGCGTTCGGTCGTGGCGTCGGCCCGGTACCGGACCGATTTCTGGTCGGCCTGGCGGTGCTGAGCCTGTTGGCGGCCGCCGCCGACGACAAGCCGCTGCTGTGTGTGATCGACGACGCGCAGTGGCTCGACCAGGTCTCGATACAGACCTTGGGCTTCGTCGCGCGGCGGCTGCTGGCCGAGCCGGTGGTCCTGGTGTTCGGGGTCCGCGACAACCACGACGGAGCCGCCGCCGACGTCCTGCCCGGACTGCCCGAGCTGCGGGTCGAGGGCCTGTCGGACAGCGACGCCAGGGACCTGCTGGACTCGGTGGTGCTGGGCCGGCTCGACGAGCGGGTCCGTGACCGGCTCATCGCCGAATCCCGCGGCAATCCGCTGGCCCTGCTGGAAGTGCCGCGCAACGTCTCGGCCGCTGAGCGGGCCGGTGGCTTCTGGATCGTGGGGACGCGGCCGTCGGTCGGACAGGTCGAGGAGGGCTTTGTCCGCCGAATCCAGGCACTGCCCGCGGACACTCGTCAGTTGGCGCTGCTCGCGGCGGCGGATCCGGTCGGCGATCCGGTGGTGTTCTCGCGTGCCGCAGGGTATTTGGGTATCAGCATGGATGCGCTGGCGCCTGCCGAGGCCGCCGGGGTGATCGAGTTCGGCGCCCGCATGCGGTTTCACCACCCGCTGGTTCGGTCCGCGGCTTACCGCGCGGCGGACGTGGCCGACCGCCGTGCGGTACACCGGGCGCTGGCGAGGGCCACCGACCCGGTGTCGGATCCCGACCGTCGCGCCTGGCACGCCGCCAACGCCGCGGCCGGGCCCGACGACGCGGTGGCCGCCGAACTGGAGGCCTCGGCGTGGCGCGCGCACAGCCGCGGCGGAATAGCTGCCGCGGCAGTATTTCTCGAGCGGGCGGCGGTGCTGTCCGACGATCCGGCCCTGCGCAGTTCCCGGGCGATCGCGGCTGCCGAGGCCAAACGCGAAACTGCCGCTCCGGCAGCTGCTTACGAGCTGCTGTCCCTGGCCGAGCTGAACCCCTTGACCGACCTGCAGCGCGCCCAGGTGGACCGGCTCCGCGCGCAGATGGAGTTCACCCGCAGTCGGGGTGGGCAGCCAGGGGCACCGCCGGTTCGTCATGCCGCCGCGTTACTGCTCGACGCCGCCATGCGGCTGGAGAACCTCGACGACGAGTTGGCCCGGGAGACCTACATCGAGGCGATGGCTGCGGCCATGTTCGCCTCGCGCAGCCAGCCTCAGGCCCTGGTGCACGCTGCTGAGGCCGCACGTGCGGCGGTCGCGGGGATCACCGCGCCGACCCGGCCCATCGACTATCTGCTGATCGGCATGGCGAAGCTGGTCACCGAGGGACTGCCCGCCGCGGTCGACCACCTGCGTACCGCGCTGGAGCTGTGGGCTGAGCAGGCGCGCGGGCATGACGGCAGGGCGCTGCGCTGGCTGGCCCTGGCGTTCCCGATCATGCACGAATCGGTGGCAGGCGAGCTGTGGGATTTCGAGTCGAACGATCAGCTGGCAACCGCCATGGTCGGCTACGCCCGTGCCACGGGTGCGCTCGCCGTCTTGCCGTCGGCGATCGCCCACCAGGCCGGCGTGCATGTGATGGAAGGCGAATTCATCACGGCGGCAAGGCTTATGGAAGAATCCGACACGATCTCGACAGCCATCGGTCACCACCCGATGAAGTACCACAAGCTGGAGCTGGCGGCGTGGCGTGGAGATCTGTCCGAGGCCGGCGACCTCATCGAGGCGGGCATGGCCGAGGGCACCGCCAAGGGTGAGGGCCGGCTGCTCGGGATCAGCGGGTATGCCGCTGCAGTGCTCTACAACGGTCTGGGCCGGTACGAGGAAGCGTTGGCCGCGGCCCGGAAAGGCTGCGAATACGACGATCTCGGGTTCTACGGTTGGTCCCTGCTCGAGCTGACCGAGGCCGCCGCGCGCGTCGGCGAGCGGGATCTCGCCGAGGACGCGGTGCGCCGGCTGGAATCGGGTGCGGGCGCCAGCGGAACCGATTGGGGGCTGGGGGTGTTCGCCGGCGCGCGGGCCCTGGTGGCCGACGACACCGAGGCCGATGCGCTGTTCAAGGAGTCTCTGGAGCGCCTCGGCCGCACGCGCGTCAGGGTGCAGTTGGCCCGGACCCACCTGCGCTACGGGGAATGGCTGCGTCGGCAGAAGCAGCGCACCAGCGCGCGGGAACAGCTCACCATCGCGTACGACATGTTCACCAAGATGGGCGCGCATGCGTTCGCCGAGCGGGCCCGCCGCGAGCTGACCGCCACCGGAGAGAAGGTACGCAAGCAGCCGCTGGCCTCCGGTGATGAGTTGACCGCCCAGGAGGCGCAGATCGCGCAGCTGGCCCGCGACGGGCTGACCAATCAGGAGATCGGCGCGCAGTTGTTCATCAGCACCCACACCGTCGAATGGCATCTGCGCAAGGTCTTCGTGAAACTGGGAGTCCGCTCGCGCAGGCAACTGCGTTCTGTGTCGTGGAGCAGCTGA
- a CDS encoding MMPL/RND family transporter, with translation MRKPIFARSIRKLSVPVILAWIALTVVVNVISPQLEPVTDANQGPMVPVDAPSSAALIHIGDRFDESDSNSLIMIILEADRPLGDDDHRFYDELTAKLQQDSEHVQYVMNLWGEGTTAAGVQSSDGKASYTLVRIAGNQGSTHSDESIKAVRNLIADTKTPVGLKVYVSGAAALSSDMLKVGNESMIKMMYATIVIITVMLLVVYRSVSTAFLCLFMVMIELACGRGIVSFLAFHQLIGISVFASNILVSLILGAGTDYAIFLIGRYHEARNGGEDREAAYYTAVQGVSHVVLGSGLAVAGATFCLTFTRLNYFNTMGIPCAVAMLTAVAAALTFGPALLAIGSRFGLFEPKSKGSTGVWRKVGTSVVRWPGRLLAASSIVMLIGAAMIPTYRPNYDDRVYVPDSTPAKQGYQAADRHFPVSKLNSDMLLVEADHDMRNSTDMIALDRVARSIFHTPGVGMIQSVTRPLGTPLEHSSFTFTMGAMGTKLKELIPFLTDYNNRVTSMVAITDRMTDLLRRQQELTDQQANAAHILATFAQNMKGITATMRDDFADFDDQFRPIRNYFYWEPHCFDIPMCQAFRSLFDMTDQLDKMADEMNANVEASMIQATVTPRLAELIGQSADALQSMRAVMLAQQSTTWPMLTQMDELGRQMIDLGQAFDSSKNDEFFYLPPEAFDNPSFQIDLKFFVAPDGKSARFIVYHDGEALSPEGIEHSQAYLPAAKEALKGTTLAGARVYLGGAAATYWDIQDATRIDLLIAAIAAFALIFLVMLLITRSVVAAIVIVGTVAFSYAGAFGLSVLVWQHFLAIPISWLNLPITFIILVAVGSDYNLLLIARYLEESKAGLNTGLIRAVANSGKVVTTAGLVFATTMLAMLASDLTSVGQLGSIIGLGLLLDTLIVRSFITPAIARLLGPFFWWPRLIPARPVRRTWTEIRSDAHI, from the coding sequence GTGCGAAAGCCAATATTCGCCAGGTCTATCCGGAAACTGTCGGTCCCCGTGATCCTGGCCTGGATCGCGCTCACGGTTGTCGTGAATGTCATCTCTCCGCAGTTAGAACCGGTCACCGACGCGAACCAGGGGCCCATGGTGCCCGTTGACGCGCCGTCGTCGGCAGCGTTGATACACATCGGCGACAGGTTCGACGAGTCCGACAGCAACAGCCTCATCATGATCATCCTGGAGGCTGATCGACCGCTGGGCGACGACGACCACCGGTTCTACGACGAACTGACCGCCAAACTCCAACAGGATTCCGAGCACGTGCAGTACGTCATGAATCTGTGGGGCGAAGGAACGACCGCCGCGGGGGTCCAGAGCAGTGACGGAAAGGCGTCGTACACCTTGGTCCGGATCGCCGGAAATCAAGGTTCAACGCACTCGGACGAGTCGATCAAGGCTGTGCGCAACCTGATTGCCGACACGAAAACACCGGTCGGCCTGAAGGTTTACGTCTCCGGTGCTGCGGCGTTGTCGTCGGACATGCTCAAGGTCGGCAACGAAAGCATGATCAAGATGATGTACGCGACGATCGTCATCATCACTGTGATGCTGCTCGTCGTATACCGATCGGTCAGCACTGCCTTCCTGTGCCTGTTCATGGTGATGATCGAGCTAGCCTGCGGACGCGGAATCGTCTCCTTTCTCGCCTTCCACCAGCTGATCGGCATATCCGTCTTCGCATCCAACATCCTGGTGTCGTTGATCCTCGGGGCAGGAACCGATTACGCGATATTCCTGATAGGCCGATACCACGAGGCACGAAACGGGGGTGAGGATCGTGAGGCGGCGTATTACACCGCAGTACAGGGCGTCTCACACGTCGTCCTCGGCTCCGGCCTGGCCGTCGCCGGGGCCACGTTCTGCCTCACCTTCACCCGGCTCAATTACTTCAACACCATGGGAATTCCCTGCGCGGTCGCGATGCTCACCGCCGTGGCCGCCGCCCTCACCTTCGGGCCGGCACTTCTGGCGATCGGAAGTCGCTTCGGGCTGTTCGAACCGAAATCAAAGGGCAGCACCGGCGTCTGGCGAAAGGTCGGAACTTCCGTCGTTCGCTGGCCCGGGCGCCTCCTCGCCGCGAGCAGCATCGTAATGCTCATCGGGGCCGCCATGATTCCCACTTACCGGCCCAATTACGATGACCGCGTTTATGTTCCGGATAGCACGCCGGCCAAGCAGGGATACCAGGCCGCCGATCGCCACTTCCCGGTGAGCAAGCTCAACAGCGACATGCTGCTTGTGGAAGCCGACCACGACATGCGCAATTCCACTGACATGATCGCTCTGGACCGAGTTGCCAGGAGCATTTTCCACACCCCGGGTGTCGGGATGATCCAAAGTGTCACTCGCCCTCTGGGAACCCCCCTCGAGCACTCGTCGTTCACCTTCACAATGGGCGCCATGGGCACAAAGCTCAAGGAGCTGATCCCATTCCTCACCGACTACAACAACCGCGTCACCAGCATGGTTGCGATAACCGATCGGATGACCGATCTTCTTCGCAGGCAACAAGAGTTGACAGACCAGCAGGCAAACGCAGCCCACATTCTCGCGACCTTCGCCCAGAACATGAAGGGCATCACCGCCACGATGCGCGATGACTTCGCCGACTTCGATGACCAGTTCAGGCCGATACGGAACTACTTCTATTGGGAGCCGCACTGCTTCGACATTCCGATGTGCCAGGCGTTTCGCTCACTGTTCGACATGACGGACCAACTCGACAAGATGGCCGACGAGATGAACGCCAACGTGGAGGCCTCGATGATCCAGGCCACGGTCACGCCCCGGTTGGCCGAACTCATCGGCCAAAGCGCCGATGCGCTGCAGTCGATGCGCGCAGTCATGCTTGCCCAGCAGAGCACCACCTGGCCGATGCTCACTCAGATGGACGAACTTGGTCGTCAGATGATCGACCTGGGCCAGGCGTTCGACAGCTCCAAGAACGACGAGTTCTTCTATCTCCCACCAGAAGCCTTCGATAATCCATCGTTTCAGATCGACTTGAAGTTCTTCGTCGCCCCCGATGGCAAGTCGGCCCGGTTCATCGTCTATCACGACGGCGAAGCGCTTTCGCCGGAAGGTATCGAACACAGCCAGGCGTACCTACCGGCGGCGAAAGAAGCCTTGAAAGGCACCACCCTCGCAGGCGCTCGCGTGTATCTCGGCGGGGCAGCCGCGACTTACTGGGACATCCAGGATGCCACCAGAATCGATCTCCTGATTGCCGCGATCGCGGCGTTCGCCCTGATCTTTCTCGTCATGCTGCTCATTACCCGCAGCGTCGTTGCCGCGATCGTCATCGTCGGGACTGTTGCATTCTCGTACGCTGGAGCTTTCGGGCTGTCAGTACTCGTGTGGCAGCACTTCCTTGCCATTCCGATCAGCTGGCTCAACTTGCCGATTACCTTCATAATCTTGGTCGCGGTCGGCTCGGACTACAACCTTCTCCTCATCGCCCGCTATCTGGAGGAGAGTAAAGCCGGGCTGAACACCGGCTTGATCCGAGCAGTCGCGAATTCCGGAAAGGTAGTCACGACAGCTGGTTTGGTGTTCGCGACGACGATGCTGGCCATGCTTGCCAGCGACCTGACGTCGGTCGGCCAACTGGGTTCGATCATCGGTCTGGGTCTGCTCCTCGACACGTTGATCGTCCGTTCGTTCATCACTCCCGCCATCGCCAGACTTCTCGGCCCGTTCTTCTGGTGGCCGCGACTGATACCCGCGCGCCCGGTGCGCCGTACGTGGACAGAAATCCGATCCGATGCCCACATATGA
- a CDS encoding polysaccharide deacetylase family protein, which yields MTTPAAPVPWPDGARCAASFTFDVDAEAAMLGVSHAHADRMSAISHQAYGPLTAMPRLLEILARQNITSTFFMPGYTAFRYPDVARAIVDAGHEIAHHGYLHEPLRGLSEAEEAAILDRASDTLEQITGVRPIGYRAPMWELNWHSPKLLRDKGFLYDSSLMDTDHPYELAVDGGGPLVEIPIGWGLDDIQQYCFVPGLYDTGVIDSPVKATEVWRLEFDAMRDAGACWVLTNHPFVSGRPSRAKALEELIAYVRGFDDVWVTSLGAIAQHVRGLGLTPRSVERPDPADY from the coding sequence ATGACCACGCCAGCAGCACCCGTTCCGTGGCCCGACGGTGCCCGATGCGCCGCCTCGTTTACGTTCGACGTCGACGCCGAAGCCGCGATGCTGGGCGTCTCGCATGCCCATGCCGACCGCATGTCGGCGATCAGCCACCAGGCCTACGGACCGCTGACCGCGATGCCCCGCCTCCTGGAAATACTTGCCCGGCAGAACATCACCTCCACCTTCTTCATGCCCGGCTACACCGCGTTCCGCTACCCGGACGTGGCCCGGGCGATCGTCGACGCAGGCCACGAGATCGCCCACCACGGCTACCTGCACGAGCCGTTGCGCGGCCTGAGCGAAGCTGAGGAGGCCGCGATTCTCGACCGGGCGTCGGACACCCTGGAGCAGATCACCGGCGTGCGCCCCATCGGGTATCGAGCCCCGATGTGGGAGCTGAACTGGCATTCACCGAAGCTCCTGCGGGACAAGGGTTTTCTTTATGACAGCAGCCTGATGGACACCGACCATCCGTACGAGCTGGCGGTCGACGGCGGCGGACCGCTGGTCGAGATCCCCATCGGGTGGGGCCTCGACGACATACAGCAATACTGCTTCGTACCGGGTTTGTACGACACCGGCGTGATCGACAGCCCGGTCAAGGCGACCGAGGTGTGGCGCCTGGAGTTCGACGCGATGCGCGACGCCGGGGCCTGCTGGGTGCTGACCAACCACCCGTTCGTCTCCGGCCGGCCGTCCCGGGCCAAAGCGCTGGAGGAGCTGATCGCCTACGTGCGCGGATTCGACGACGTGTGGGTGACGAGCCTGGGTGCCATCGCCCAACACGTGCGCGGCCTGGGCCTGACCCCACGCAGTGTCGAACGGCCCGATCCGGCCGATTACTGA